The Polyangium mundeleinium genome contains the following window.
CCCGGGCGAGGAGGCATTCGGCATCGAGCCCCTCTTCGATCCTGGCGAAAAGCTCGTCGCGGGTCAGGCAACGACCCTCCGCTTCCGGCTACGGGAGCCCATCGCCCCGCGCGCGCTCACGGCGCTCTTCGCGCAGGATCCGACGGGATACGTGTGGCGCGGCGTGCCGCGGGCCGAGGGAGATTCGGTCTATGCGATCACGGTGAAACCCTCCACGCCCGGCCGATATCGGCTCGTCGTGCGTCCGAACCAGAAGGCGGGGCCTTTGATGCGCCGCGCGACATGGACCCTCGGCGTCCGGGCAGGCGACTCCGAGGTTCTGCCCGCGAGCGAAGAGGGAAAGGGGGGTCGAAAGTGAAGCGGCTCCTGGTCATCCCATTGCAGGTCTCGCTCGGGCTCCTGGCCGCGCTCGCCGCGGCGCCCGTGGTGGCCGAGGCGCCGCCAGCGTCGAGCGCGAAGGCCAACGAAGACGCGGCGGCGCGCTATTTCACCAATACGAAGCTCGTGGATCAGGACGGAAAGGTCCGCCATTTCCACGACGACCTCCTGCGGGGAAAGAAAGTGCTCATCAACGTCGCCTTCACGTCGTGCAAGGGCGCGTGTCCCGCCATGACGGCGAACCTCGCGAAGGTGCAGCGTCTCCTCGGCGCGCGGGTGGGCAAGGAGATCCACATCATCACCGTCACGGCCGACCCGGAGAACGACACGCCGGCCGTACTCAAGCAGTACGCCGGTCGGCACGGAGCCACGGCCGGATGGTACTTCCTGACGGGCGCACCGGACGACGTGAACAAGGTGCTCGGCCGCATCGGGGGCCTCTTGCGCAAGCCCGAGGACCACGCGACGACCCTCTACGTCGGCAATCTCTCGACCGGCAACTGGGTGAAGACCCAGGCGACCTCGCGCCCCGAGGACATCGTCTATCTCGTCGACCACCTCGACGACCCCAAGCGATGAGCATGGCCATTGCAAATCATCCGCTCCGGCACGCGCGCGCCCTGGTCCTCGTGGGTGCCGCCATACTCGCCGCGGGATGCGAGGGGGAAAGCAAGGGCGCGCCGCCCGTCCCGCTCCCGACCCCGGGCGCCGACGTCCGCATCGCGCCCCTCGCCGAGGTTGTCGTGCCAGACGTGGAGCTCGTCGATCAGGACGGGCAAACGGTGCCGCTGCGCGCCGCCCTCGGCCCGGGCGCTTTTGCGATCCAGTTCGTCTTCACCACGTGCACGACGATCTGCTCGCCGATGACGGCCGTCTTCGCGCGGCTCGCCCACGACCTCGGCGATTCGTTCGGCAAAGACGTACGTCTCGTGTCGCTCACCCTCGATCCGGCCATCGACGGCCCCGAGGCGTTGCGCCGTTACGCGGACCTATTCGGGCGGCGGGAGGGCTGGACGTTCCTCACGGGGAGGCCGGATCGTTTGTCGCGGGTCCTTCGCGCGCTCGGCGGCGATGCGAGGGTCAAGGAGGAGCATCGCCCGCTCACCGTGATCGGAGACGGCCAGGGCAAATTCGTCCTCGTCGACGGGCTCGCCTCACCCGCGCGCCTGCGCGCCGAGATCGCGGCGCTGCGTCGTCGCGCGGAGACCACGGAGGAGCCGTGATCGAGCGCTGGGGGATGAGCGCCGTCGTGCTCATGGGCGCTTGCTTGCTCCTCGGAGGGAGCGAAAGCCGCCCCGAGGCGCCGCGCGACCGAGGCGCTTCATGCGCGAGCCTCGGCCCCGCCGCGCGGCGCGGCAAGGCGATCTATCACCAGGGCCGGGGCGCCGAGGGAGAGCCCATCGTGGGGCTCGTCGGCGACGGCTCCGCCATGCTCTCGGGGGCGAGCGCGGCGTGCGCGCGTTGCCATGGTTTCTCGGGGGAAGGGACCGAGGAGGGAGGCATCGCCGCGCCCGCGCTCACGCCCGAGAGCCTCTTTTCGCCCGATGCACGCAAGGGCCGCCCCGGACACGACGATGCGACGCTCCTCGCCGCGATCCGGGACGGGCACGTCGGTGCGCGGCGACTCGGTCCGGCCATGCCGAGGTTCACGCTCGATACGTCGGCCCTCGCGGATCTGAGAGCGTACCTCGTCTGCCTCGGTCACGAGCGCGAGCCGGGCGTCTCCGAGGGCGTGATCCGTGTCGGCGCAGCGTGGC
Protein-coding sequences here:
- a CDS encoding SCO family protein encodes the protein MKRLLVIPLQVSLGLLAALAAAPVVAEAPPASSAKANEDAAARYFTNTKLVDQDGKVRHFHDDLLRGKKVLINVAFTSCKGACPAMTANLAKVQRLLGARVGKEIHIITVTADPENDTPAVLKQYAGRHGATAGWYFLTGAPDDVNKVLGRIGGLLRKPEDHATTLYVGNLSTGNWVKTQATSRPEDIVYLVDHLDDPKR
- a CDS encoding SCO family protein, with the translated sequence MSMAIANHPLRHARALVLVGAAILAAGCEGESKGAPPVPLPTPGADVRIAPLAEVVVPDVELVDQDGQTVPLRAALGPGAFAIQFVFTTCTTICSPMTAVFARLAHDLGDSFGKDVRLVSLTLDPAIDGPEALRRYADLFGRREGWTFLTGRPDRLSRVLRALGGDARVKEEHRPLTVIGDGQGKFVLVDGLASPARLRAEIAALRRRAETTEEP